In a single window of the Rhodoferax saidenbachensis genome:
- a CDS encoding ABC transporter substrate-binding protein translates to MNAKRKLLALTAGLALAGFSSFASAQEIYIPLISKGFQHQFWQAVKQGADQAAKDYKVKVTFEGPETEQQVDKQIDMLSAALAKKPAAIGLAALDSKAAIPLLKKAQAAKIPVIAFDSGVDSDIVLTTAQTDSKAAAALAADKMAEKIGGEGDVAVIGHDQTSTTGTGRRDGFVERIKAKYPKIRVVDVQYGGGDHLKSAEIAKTLMQAHPKLKGIFGTNEGSAIGAGKGLKEAKKTGVVIIGFDSGKAQKDMINDGTIAGAITQNPVGIGYKTVEAAVKALKGEKLPKIIDTGFYYYDKTNMKDAKIAAVLYD, encoded by the coding sequence ATGAACGCAAAGAGAAAACTGCTGGCTTTGACCGCCGGCTTGGCACTGGCTGGTTTTTCCAGCTTCGCATCCGCCCAGGAGATCTACATTCCCTTGATCTCCAAAGGTTTCCAGCACCAGTTCTGGCAAGCCGTGAAGCAGGGCGCTGACCAGGCCGCCAAGGACTACAAGGTGAAGGTCACCTTTGAAGGCCCGGAAACAGAACAGCAAGTGGACAAACAGATCGACATGTTGTCCGCCGCATTGGCCAAGAAACCTGCGGCTATTGGTCTGGCTGCGCTGGACAGCAAAGCTGCCATTCCACTGCTGAAGAAGGCCCAGGCTGCCAAGATCCCCGTGATCGCGTTTGACTCGGGTGTGGACAGCGACATCGTGTTGACCACGGCACAAACCGACAGCAAGGCTGCTGCTGCGCTGGCTGCTGACAAGATGGCCGAGAAGATTGGTGGCGAAGGCGACGTGGCCGTGATTGGCCATGACCAGACCAGCACGACCGGCACCGGCCGCCGTGATGGTTTTGTGGAGCGCATCAAGGCCAAGTACCCCAAGATCCGTGTGGTGGACGTGCAGTACGGCGGTGGTGACCACCTGAAGTCTGCTGAAATTGCCAAGACCCTGATGCAGGCCCACCCCAAGCTCAAGGGCATCTTCGGTACCAACGAAGGTTCGGCCATTGGTGCAGGCAAGGGCCTGAAAGAAGCCAAGAAGACCGGCGTGGTCATCATTGGTTTTGACTCTGGCAAGGCGCAGAAGGACATGATCAACGACGGCACCATTGCCGGCGCGATCACGCAAAACCCGGTGGGCATTGGCTACAAGACAGTGGAAGCAGCTGTGAAGGCGTTGAAGGGTGAGAAGTTGCCCAAGATCATCGACACCGGCTTCTACTACTACGACAAGACCAATATGAAGGACGCCAAGATCGCGGCCGTTCTTTACGATTGA
- a CDS encoding ABC transporter permease, whose amino-acid sequence MSEPRSSSWLSRLSGGQAKQKLLAFASLIALILVFTVLKPDAFMTQDNIIGILQSTTVIGVLAIASTFIIITSGIDLSVGVLMTFCAVMAGVFMVNLGMPMPLGIVCAIAVGALCGTVSGLAITKLNVPPFIATLGMMMLLKGASLIITGTRPIYFSDVEGFDQIALGSLIGDLIPALPIPNGVLILFLVAIVCAVVLNKTALGRYTFALGSNEEAVRLSGVNVDRWKIIIYAFAGGICGISGLLIASRLNSAQPALGQGYELDAIAAVVIGGTSLSGGVGTILGTIIGAFIMSVLINGLRIMSVAQEWQMVLTGLIIILAVYTDNLRRNKK is encoded by the coding sequence ATGTCCGAACCCCGTTCTTCCTCCTGGCTGTCCCGGCTGTCTGGCGGCCAGGCCAAGCAAAAGCTGCTGGCCTTTGCCAGCCTGATCGCGCTGATCCTGGTGTTCACCGTGCTCAAGCCCGATGCCTTCATGACGCAGGACAACATCATCGGCATCCTGCAGTCCACCACCGTCATTGGTGTGCTGGCCATTGCCAGCACCTTCATCATCATCACATCGGGCATCGATTTGTCGGTGGGCGTGCTGATGACCTTCTGCGCCGTCATGGCCGGTGTGTTCATGGTGAACCTGGGCATGCCCATGCCGCTGGGCATTGTGTGTGCGATTGCCGTGGGCGCGCTGTGCGGCACGGTCTCGGGTCTGGCGATTACCAAGCTCAATGTGCCACCGTTCATTGCCACGCTGGGCATGATGATGTTGCTCAAGGGCGCCTCGCTGATCATCACCGGCACACGCCCCATCTACTTCAGCGACGTGGAGGGGTTCGATCAGATCGCGCTGGGTTCGTTGATCGGTGACCTGATTCCCGCGCTGCCGATTCCCAATGGCGTGCTGATCCTGTTTCTGGTGGCGATCGTGTGCGCCGTGGTGCTCAACAAGACGGCCTTGGGGCGCTACACCTTTGCGCTGGGCAGCAATGAAGAGGCGGTGCGCCTGTCGGGTGTGAATGTGGACCGCTGGAAGATCATCATCTACGCGTTTGCCGGTGGTATCTGCGGCATCTCGGGCTTGCTGATTGCCTCGCGCCTCAACTCGGCACAGCCCGCGCTAGGGCAGGGCTACGAGCTGGACGCGATTGCCGCGGTGGTGATCGGCGGCACGTCGCTGAGCGGTGGTGTCGGCACCATTCTCGGAACCATCATCGGCGCGTTCATCATGAGCGTGCTGATCAACGGCTTGCGCATCATGTCAGTCGCCCAGGAGTGGCAGATGGTGCTCACCGGTCTCATCATCATTCTGGCGGTCTACACCGACAACCTGCGCCGCAACAAGAAATAA
- a CDS encoding sugar ABC transporter ATP-binding protein produces MTPLVDIQNLSKSFPGVKALDGVRFDLMPGEVHALMGENGAGKSTLMKILAGVYRKDSGQMMLDGKAVEIDSPAHAQALAIGIIHQELHLMGHLTAAQNIYLGREPRRMAGLFLDEEQLNRDAQALFDRMHLALAPTTPIGELTVARQQMVEIAKALSHKSRVLIMDEPTAALNNAEIDDLFRIIRQLKSEGVGIVYISHKMDEIQRIADRITVMRDGAYIATVPATTPMPEVIAMMVGRKLEQAEKTIPDTSANEVLLDVRGLNRGRAIRDVSFTVRRGEILGFAGLMGAGRTEVARAVFGADPIESGEVHVRGQHIRLTSPQDAVQAGIGYLSEDRKHFGLATGMDVESNITLPSLKRWLKWGIFLNQPAIRTISQQMVEKLRIKTPSLTQTAKLLSGGNQQKVVIAKWLVQDCEVLIFDEPTRGIDVGAKSEIYKLLNELAAQGRAIIVISSELPEVLQLSHRVLVMCEGRITGEVRGDEATQENLMALATQREAEAPAAVH; encoded by the coding sequence GTGACCCCACTGGTTGATATCCAAAACCTCAGCAAGTCGTTCCCCGGCGTGAAAGCGCTGGACGGCGTGCGTTTTGACCTGATGCCGGGCGAGGTGCATGCGCTGATGGGTGAGAACGGCGCGGGCAAGTCCACGCTGATGAAAATCCTGGCCGGCGTCTACCGCAAGGACAGTGGCCAGATGATGCTGGATGGCAAGGCGGTAGAGATCGACAGCCCGGCGCATGCGCAGGCCCTGGCCATTGGCATCATCCACCAGGAACTGCACCTGATGGGCCACCTGACGGCCGCGCAAAACATATACCTGGGCCGCGAGCCGCGCCGCATGGCGGGCCTGTTTCTGGACGAAGAGCAGCTCAACCGCGATGCGCAGGCGCTGTTTGACCGCATGCACCTGGCGCTGGCGCCGACCACACCGATTGGTGAGCTGACGGTGGCGCGCCAGCAGATGGTGGAGATTGCCAAGGCGCTGTCGCACAAATCGCGCGTGTTGATCATGGACGAGCCCACGGCTGCGCTGAACAACGCCGAGATTGATGACCTGTTTCGCATCATCCGCCAGCTCAAGAGCGAAGGCGTGGGCATTGTCTATATCTCGCACAAGATGGACGAGATCCAGCGCATTGCCGACCGCATCACCGTGATGCGTGACGGTGCCTACATCGCCACCGTGCCAGCCACAACGCCCATGCCGGAGGTGATTGCCATGATGGTGGGGCGTAAGCTGGAGCAGGCTGAAAAGACGATTCCCGATACTTCCGCCAACGAAGTGCTGCTGGACGTGCGTGGGCTGAACCGGGGCCGTGCGATCCGTGATGTGAGCTTTACCGTGCGTCGTGGCGAGATTCTGGGTTTTGCAGGCCTCATGGGCGCAGGCCGCACCGAGGTGGCGCGGGCCGTGTTTGGTGCGGACCCGATTGAGTCGGGCGAAGTGCACGTGCGCGGCCAGCATATCCGCCTTACGTCGCCGCAGGACGCGGTGCAGGCGGGCATTGGTTACTTGTCGGAAGACCGCAAACACTTTGGCCTGGCCACGGGCATGGATGTGGAGTCCAATATCACGCTACCCAGCCTGAAGCGCTGGCTGAAGTGGGGCATTTTTCTGAACCAGCCGGCCATTCGCACCATTTCGCAGCAGATGGTGGAGAAGCTGCGCATCAAGACCCCGTCGCTCACGCAAACGGCCAAGCTGCTGTCGGGTGGTAACCAGCAAAAGGTGGTGATCGCCAAGTGGCTGGTGCAGGACTGCGAAGTGCTGATTTTTGACGAACCCACGCGTGGTATCGACGTGGGCGCCAAGAGCGAAATCTACAAACTGCTCAACGAGCTGGCCGCCCAGGGCCGCGCCATCATCGTGATCTCCAGCGAGCTGCCCGAAGTGCTGCAACTGAGCCACCGCGTGCTGGTGATGTGTGAAGGCCGCATCACCGGTGAGGTGCGCGGTGACGAAGCCACACAAGAAAACCTGATGGCCCTGGCCACGCAGCGCGAGGCCGAGGCCCCCGCTGCAGTGCACTGA
- a CDS encoding SDR family oxidoreductase, which produces MGQGRLQGKTVLITAAAQGIGRASALACAAEGARVIATDINQAFLDSLAAEHSSIQVELLDVRNDAAVAALAARTPALDALFNCAGMVANGSLLDCTEADWDLSFDLNVKSMFRMTRAFLPAMLAKAETTGGSVSIINMASMASSIKGFANRAAYGATKAAVIGLTKSLAADFVKAGLRANALCPGTVDTPSLRGRIASAADPVQAEKDFIARQPMGRLATVDDITPMVVYLASDESRFVTGQTMLVDGGVTI; this is translated from the coding sequence ATGGGTCAAGGTCGATTGCAAGGTAAAACAGTGCTCATCACTGCAGCGGCGCAGGGCATTGGTCGCGCCAGTGCGCTGGCCTGTGCGGCCGAGGGCGCACGTGTGATTGCCACCGACATTAACCAGGCGTTTCTGGACAGCCTGGCCGCCGAACACAGCAGTATCCAGGTGGAGCTGCTGGACGTGCGCAATGACGCGGCTGTGGCGGCACTGGCTGCGCGCACACCGGCGCTGGACGCGTTGTTTAACTGCGCTGGCATGGTGGCCAATGGCAGCTTGCTGGACTGCACCGAGGCTGACTGGGACCTGAGTTTCGATTTGAACGTGAAAAGCATGTTCCGCATGACGCGCGCTTTCCTGCCTGCCATGCTAGCCAAGGCAGAAACCACGGGCGGCAGCGTGTCCATCATCAACATGGCGTCCATGGCGTCCAGCATCAAGGGTTTTGCCAACCGTGCGGCTTACGGTGCGACCAAGGCGGCGGTGATTGGCTTGACCAAATCGCTGGCGGCTGACTTTGTGAAAGCCGGTCTGCGCGCCAATGCGCTGTGCCCCGGCACGGTAGACACCCCATCGCTGCGCGGGCGCATTGCCAGCGCGGCCGACCCGGTGCAGGCCGAGAAAGACTTTATCGCCCGCCAGCCTATGGGCCGTTTGGCTACCGTGGATGACATCACACCCATGGTGGTGTATCTAGCTAGCGACGAGTCGCGTTTTGTCACCGGGCAGACCATGCTGGTAGACGGCGGCGTGACCATCTGA
- a CDS encoding IclR family transcriptional regulator, which translates to MTTPEPKPRGRRPKAEEPQDTLPADDRYRAPALDKGLDILELLATQPHGLTRAEIVKEMDRSASEIYRMLERLVARQYVMRNPSGDRYALSLKLFALANMHPPLSRLINQALPVMDDFARKAEQSCHMGVYDRGNVLIGAQINSPRGWSFSVQRGARVGLLDTASGHLLLAYADAGSYQRMLAEHTPLDGEVPITEEKLQATLAAIRKVGYLERDSAQSFGVVDISFPILGPDNTALATLTCPYIRRIDRHVGPEMANVREYLREAAKALSFTQGMGREVA; encoded by the coding sequence ATGACCACGCCAGAACCCAAGCCCCGCGGCCGCCGCCCCAAAGCGGAAGAACCCCAAGACACCCTGCCCGCCGACGACCGCTACCGCGCCCCCGCGCTGGACAAGGGCTTGGACATTCTGGAGCTGCTGGCCACCCAGCCGCACGGCCTGACGCGCGCCGAGATCGTCAAGGAGATGGACCGCAGCGCCAGCGAGATCTACCGCATGCTGGAGCGCCTGGTGGCGCGCCAGTACGTCATGCGCAACCCGTCGGGTGACCGCTACGCGCTCAGCCTCAAACTGTTTGCGCTTGCCAATATGCACCCGCCCCTGAGCCGCCTGATCAACCAGGCGTTACCGGTGATGGACGACTTTGCCCGCAAGGCCGAACAATCCTGCCACATGGGGGTGTACGACCGTGGCAATGTGCTGATTGGTGCGCAGATCAACAGCCCGCGCGGCTGGAGCTTTTCGGTGCAGCGCGGTGCGCGTGTGGGCCTGCTGGACACGGCATCGGGCCACCTGCTGCTGGCCTATGCCGACGCCGGCAGCTACCAGCGCATGCTGGCCGAACACACGCCGCTGGATGGTGAAGTGCCCATTACGGAGGAGAAGTTGCAGGCAACACTGGCCGCCATCCGCAAGGTCGGCTACCTGGAGCGGGACTCGGCCCAGTCCTTTGGTGTGGTGGACATCTCGTTCCCCATCCTCGGGCCCGACAACACCGCGCTGGCCACCCTCACCTGCCCCTACATCCGCCGCATCGACCGCCACGTGGGCCCCGAGATGGCCAACGTGCGCGAGTACCTGCGCGAAGCCGCCAAAGCCCTGTCCTTCACCCAAGGCATGGGCCGTGAAGTCGCCTAA
- a CDS encoding type II toxin-antitoxin system HipA family toxin: MKAATHLRVSTPQGDAGELTQEQGQFLFGYGAAPAGAAVSLTMPVRKAQYAHGALHPIFQMNLPEGFLLEQLQNRLAKIVNLEPMLLLALSGGQAPIGRVAVQSDFVNPLANAQGKGERLDEILAWDGTESLFAELVDKYIYRTGISGVQPKVLVPQAVASHAMEPASSKATVRTSDLIVKSGRQEYPGLAANEFLCMSIAKESGLAVPEFYLSDNKELFVMQRFDRAPDGTPIGFEDMAVLAGFSSREKYKTSYTHVAKLVEAFVSGPHVMPSLLALFDMVALSCVVGNGDAHLKNFGLLYTDPTTNDCRLAPAFDLVNTTAYIPEDVLALDLCGQKSFFAARQGLLDFAKVCQVADPRDRVQRLILTAEMVIRREAEVAESIPHVVAAIQHCTYMLKEVFLDIP; the protein is encoded by the coding sequence ATGAAAGCAGCCACGCACCTGCGCGTCAGCACGCCCCAGGGTGATGCGGGGGAATTGACGCAGGAGCAGGGGCAGTTTCTGTTCGGCTATGGCGCGGCCCCTGCTGGCGCGGCAGTCAGCCTGACCATGCCGGTGCGTAAGGCGCAATATGCGCACGGGGCCTTGCACCCCATTTTTCAGATGAATTTGCCGGAAGGTTTTTTGCTGGAGCAACTGCAGAATCGCCTGGCCAAAATCGTCAACCTGGAGCCCATGTTGCTGCTGGCCCTGTCTGGCGGGCAGGCACCCATTGGCCGCGTCGCGGTGCAGTCCGATTTTGTGAATCCATTGGCGAACGCGCAGGGCAAGGGCGAGCGGCTTGACGAAATACTGGCCTGGGATGGCACGGAGAGTTTGTTTGCCGAACTGGTGGACAAGTACATCTACCGCACTGGTATTTCGGGTGTGCAGCCCAAGGTGTTGGTGCCACAGGCGGTGGCCTCCCATGCGATGGAGCCAGCATCTTCCAAGGCCACCGTGCGCACGTCGGACCTGATTGTGAAGAGTGGTCGCCAGGAATACCCAGGCTTGGCGGCGAACGAGTTTCTGTGCATGAGCATCGCCAAAGAATCAGGCTTGGCAGTGCCAGAGTTTTATTTGTCAGACAACAAAGAGCTGTTTGTCATGCAGCGGTTTGACAGAGCGCCCGATGGCACGCCCATTGGGTTTGAGGACATGGCGGTGTTGGCCGGGTTTTCATCGCGCGAGAAATACAAAACCAGCTACACCCATGTGGCCAAGCTGGTGGAGGCGTTTGTCTCTGGCCCCCATGTCATGCCGTCCTTGCTGGCGCTTTTCGATATGGTGGCGCTGTCGTGCGTGGTGGGCAATGGCGATGCGCATCTGAAAAACTTTGGCCTGCTTTATACCGACCCCACTACGAACGACTGCCGCCTGGCGCCAGCGTTTGATCTGGTCAACACCACGGCCTACATTCCCGAAGACGTATTGGCCCTGGATTTGTGCGGGCAGAAGTCCTTCTTTGCGGCCCGCCAGGGGCTGTTGGATTTTGCCAAGGTATGCCAGGTGGCAGACCCGCGTGACAGGGTGCAGCGGTTGATATTGACCGCCGAGATGGTGATCCGGCGAGAAGCCGAAGTGGCAGAGTCCATCCCGCATGTGGTGGCAGCTATCCAGCATTGCACGTACATGCTCAAGGAAGTCTTCCTGGACATACCGTGA
- a CDS encoding helix-turn-helix transcriptional regulator translates to MDQSFHLQKLGQTFKAMRTNRGLTQEALAGLAGVTRLKVIAIEAGRSSVAIESYARLAGALGAELTLSPRTRPTLDELKDFQ, encoded by the coding sequence ATGGATCAGTCCTTTCACCTCCAAAAACTGGGGCAAACCTTTAAAGCCATGCGCACGAACCGGGGCCTGACCCAAGAGGCGCTGGCGGGTCTGGCAGGTGTAACGCGGCTGAAAGTGATTGCGATAGAAGCGGGGCGCAGCTCGGTGGCGATAGAGAGCTACGCCCGACTGGCCGGCGCACTGGGTGCTGAATTAACCCTGTCGCCCCGTACCCGGCCCACGCTGGATGAGCTGAAAGACTTCCAATGA
- a CDS encoding DMT family transporter, with protein MSIPSARQSALTSLYPLLFVALWSTGFIGAKFGLPDAEPLTFLSLRYAIVLVFMAAVAWYTRAPWPRTQREWLHIGVSGLLVHAVYLGGVFVAIGHGLPAGVAALVVGLQPVLTALGAGAFLGERVRPAQWLGLALGFVGVGLVVAHKVVAGASGGTLWAMLLPVVVALLAITAGTLYQKRYCQSFDLRTGSVIQFLPCLVATGLVASLTETMQIHWTGSFVFALAWLVLVLSLGAVSLLNVLIRNGSAVNVASLFYLVPPCTALVAWALFGETLTGLALLGMALTVFGVWLARK; from the coding sequence ATGAGCATTCCTTCCGCGCGCCAAAGCGCCCTTACTTCTCTCTACCCCCTGTTGTTCGTCGCGCTGTGGAGCACCGGCTTTATCGGTGCCAAGTTTGGCCTGCCTGATGCGGAGCCGCTGACGTTTTTGAGCTTGCGTTATGCCATCGTGCTGGTGTTCATGGCCGCGGTGGCCTGGTACACGCGGGCGCCCTGGCCGCGCACCCAGCGGGAGTGGCTGCACATAGGCGTCTCGGGCCTGCTGGTGCATGCGGTGTATCTGGGCGGGGTGTTTGTGGCCATTGGGCACGGGCTGCCTGCGGGCGTGGCAGCGCTGGTGGTGGGTTTGCAGCCGGTGCTGACCGCGTTGGGCGCTGGGGCATTCCTCGGCGAGCGGGTGCGGCCCGCGCAATGGCTGGGTCTGGCGCTGGGGTTTGTGGGCGTGGGCCTGGTGGTGGCGCACAAGGTGGTGGCTGGCGCCAGCGGCGGCACGTTGTGGGCCATGTTGCTGCCGGTGGTTGTGGCATTGCTGGCCATTACGGCGGGCACGCTGTACCAGAAGCGGTATTGCCAGTCGTTTGACCTGCGCACTGGCTCGGTCATCCAGTTTCTGCCGTGCCTGGTGGCTACCGGGCTGGTGGCCAGCCTGACGGAGACCATGCAGATCCACTGGACGGGTTCGTTTGTGTTTGCGCTGGCGTGGCTGGTGCTGGTGCTCTCGCTGGGTGCGGTGAGTCTGCTCAACGTGCTCATACGCAATGGCAGCGCGGTGAATGTGGCCAGCCTGTTTTACCTGGTGCCGCCGTGCACGGCGCTGGTGGCCTGGGCGCTGTTTGGCGAGACGCTCACCGGGCTGGCGCTGCTGGGCATGGCGCTGACCGTGTTTGGCGTGTGGCTAGCCCGTAAATAA
- a CDS encoding bactofilin family protein — MTMQAPFFGKRPTDMPPARPAPGQPNAMQEPGAGARASAPVPPKPATTTQPSSSGATSPNLSGAPTKEGGSKLTVGPNIKLKGVEITDCDTLVVEGTVEATMDSRVMHITEHGAFQGSAEIDYAEIHGEFNGDLTVREKLVIYSTGRVSGNIRYGKVIIQEGGQLRGDIQFRAANDAKVLPPTRTNLLTAA; from the coding sequence ATGACCATGCAAGCCCCCTTCTTTGGCAAACGTCCCACCGATATGCCCCCTGCCCGCCCCGCCCCAGGTCAACCCAACGCAATGCAAGAGCCCGGCGCTGGCGCCCGAGCAAGCGCCCCGGTTCCACCAAAACCAGCGACCACGACACAGCCTTCTTCCAGCGGCGCCACGTCGCCCAACCTCTCGGGTGCGCCCACCAAAGAAGGCGGCAGCAAGCTGACCGTGGGCCCCAACATCAAACTCAAAGGCGTGGAGATCACCGATTGCGACACCCTGGTGGTGGAGGGAACGGTGGAAGCGACGATGGACTCGCGCGTGATGCACATCACAGAGCATGGCGCGTTTCAGGGATCGGCCGAGATTGACTATGCCGAGATCCACGGCGAATTCAACGGTGACCTGACCGTGCGCGAGAAGCTGGTGATTTACTCCACCGGCCGCGTGAGCGGCAATATCCGCTACGGCAAGGTCATCATTCAGGAAGGTGGCCAGTTGCGCGGTGACATCCAGTTTCGCGCGGCCAATGACGCCAAGGTGTTGCCGCCCACCAGAACGAACCTGCTGACCGCTGCGTAA
- a CDS encoding saccharopine dehydrogenase NADP-binding domain-containing protein has protein sequence MKKVVSVTLGSSKQDYEFKTQFLGQQFSVSRLGADMDTGKAWELMRRQQATVDAIGLGEISDHYQVGLRTIENKETKRLTNVVTRVPVTTGATLRRLLQVRAVRHVQKELGNYFNNNLVLFLSGMRNYDMAVAMSDYTKNLSFADAIFQTGAPAMLGSLDQLELFAKGSKLVLSNTPGEVLESSLANFKKKRVAAAVAKSHVVVGTFGEIQAVTADGNLEGKTLITSAVDDERLAFFKKHKVNLVIDVSPKLFDEVVGINTIEAMILAALEKQPEEVSDDDFEEILDELHITPRLLHPTGKFRNIRRFAFVIHPLSQNYIRNAFPIPKSTPKYVMDKIETFAAHMPPMVYCKMSNIISPTGAEAEGWLISVGGTPKEMLSRSPEFTYRRLLQASKIAEKMGAQIMGLGAFTKVVGDAGVTVARRSSLPITTGNSYSASGALWAAADAMRRMGLLKVNTHNKKVAAKTMVIGASGSIGSVSARLLAMSFDEVYLAGRTLSKLDELKASILKETPDAKVFTTINYNDLLADMDMIVTSTSGAGKEILDIMRVKPGCVITDVARPLDLPASDVAKRPDVLVIESGEIDLPTKVKGLKSIGLPPNVIYACLAETIVLALEGRFEVFTVGRDTEWEKVKEIYKLGLKHGMKLAAISGVNGVFSDDAIANVVKLAKKARLTWNGSSAAPAATAKATTKGVAKPKAAAKAPAKKAAPAVKPKPAAKKAAVKVVAAKKAPAKKAPAKKVVAQKAPAKKAAVATKPRKKAA, from the coding sequence ATGAAAAAAGTAGTGAGCGTGACCCTGGGTTCTTCCAAGCAGGATTACGAGTTCAAGACCCAATTCCTGGGGCAGCAGTTTTCCGTCAGCCGTCTGGGCGCCGACATGGACACCGGCAAGGCCTGGGAACTGATGCGCCGCCAGCAGGCTACGGTAGACGCCATTGGCCTGGGCGAGATCAGCGACCACTACCAGGTGGGCCTGCGCACCATTGAGAACAAGGAAACCAAGCGCCTGACCAATGTGGTCACCCGCGTGCCCGTCACCACTGGCGCCACACTGCGCCGCCTGCTGCAGGTGCGCGCCGTGCGCCACGTGCAAAAAGAGCTGGGCAACTACTTCAACAACAATCTGGTGCTGTTCCTATCGGGCATGCGCAACTACGACATGGCCGTGGCCATGTCCGACTACACCAAGAACCTGAGTTTTGCCGACGCGATCTTCCAGACCGGCGCACCCGCCATGCTGGGTTCGCTGGACCAACTGGAACTATTCGCCAAGGGCAGCAAGCTGGTACTGAGCAATACACCGGGCGAAGTTCTGGAGTCTTCGCTGGCCAACTTCAAGAAAAAGCGCGTGGCTGCCGCCGTGGCCAAGTCGCATGTGGTGGTGGGCACGTTTGGCGAGATCCAGGCCGTCACCGCCGATGGCAACCTGGAAGGCAAAACCCTCATCACCTCCGCCGTGGATGACGAGCGCCTGGCGTTCTTCAAGAAACACAAGGTCAACCTGGTGATCGATGTGTCGCCCAAGCTGTTTGACGAAGTGGTGGGTATCAACACCATTGAAGCCATGATCCTGGCTGCGCTGGAGAAACAGCCCGAAGAAGTGTCTGACGACGACTTTGAGGAAATCCTGGACGAACTCCACATCACGCCGCGCCTGCTGCACCCCACGGGCAAGTTCCGCAACATCCGCCGTTTTGCGTTTGTGATCCACCCGCTGAGCCAGAACTACATCCGCAACGCCTTCCCGATTCCGAAGTCCACACCCAAATACGTGATGGACAAGATCGAGACCTTTGCTGCCCATATGCCACCCATGGTGTATTGCAAGATGAGCAACATCATCTCGCCCACCGGTGCCGAGGCCGAAGGCTGGTTGATCAGCGTGGGCGGCACGCCCAAGGAAATGCTGTCGCGCAGCCCCGAGTTCACCTACCGCCGTTTGCTGCAAGCTTCCAAGATCGCAGAAAAGATGGGCGCGCAGATCATGGGCCTGGGCGCCTTCACCAAGGTGGTGGGCGACGCCGGTGTGACCGTGGCACGCCGCTCCAGCCTGCCTATCACCACCGGCAACAGCTACTCTGCATCGGGCGCGTTGTGGGCTGCGGCCGACGCCATGCGCCGTATGGGCCTGCTGAAGGTGAACACGCACAACAAAAAAGTGGCTGCCAAAACCATGGTGATCGGTGCATCCGGCTCCATTGGCTCGGTCAGTGCACGCTTGTTGGCCATGTCGTTTGACGAGGTTTATCTTGCTGGTCGTACGCTGAGCAAGCTCGACGAGCTGAAGGCCTCCATCCTGAAGGAAACACCAGACGCCAAGGTCTTCACCACGATCAACTACAACGATCTGCTGGCCGACATGGACATGATCGTCACATCCACCTCGGGTGCCGGCAAAGAAATTCTGGACATCATGCGGGTCAAGCCCGGCTGCGTGATCACCGACGTGGCCCGGCCGCTGGACTTGCCCGCATCCGACGTGGCCAAGCGCCCCGACGTGTTGGTCATCGAATCCGGCGAGATCGATCTGCCAACCAAGGTCAAGGGCCTTAAAAGCATTGGCCTGCCACCCAACGTGATCTACGCCTGCCTGGCCGAAACCATCGTGCTGGCGCTGGAGGGCCGCTTTGAAGTGTTCACCGTAGGCCGCGACACCGAGTGGGAAAAGGTCAAGGAGATCTACAAGCTGGGCCTGAAACACGGCATGAAGCTGGCGGCCATCTCGGGCGTCAACGGCGTGTTCAGCGACGATGCCATCGCCAACGTGGTCAAGCTGGCCAAGAAGGCCCGCCTGACCTGGAACGGCAGCAGCGCGGCCCCCGCAGCAACAGCCAAAGCAACCACCAAAGGCGTTGCCAAGCCCAAGGCTGCAGCCAAAGCCCCGGCCAAGAAAGCAGCACCCGCAGTGAAGCCCAAGCCTGCAGCCAAGAAGGCGGCGGTGAAGGTGGTTGCGGCGAAGAAAGCCCCTGCAAAGAAGGCGCCTGCCAAAAAGGTCGTCGCCCAAAAAGCACCAGCGAAGAAAGCCGCCGTGGCTACCAAGCCGCGCAAGAAGGCCGCTTGA